The following proteins are encoded in a genomic region of Pseudoxanthomonas suwonensis 11-1:
- the greA gene encoding transcription elongation factor GreA translates to MRAPMTLKGAQRLREELDHLKTVKRPEVIAAIAEARGHGDLKENAEYHAAREQQGFIEGRIKQLESELSHADLIDVTKLNAGSKVVFGATVTLADVETDEEVRYQIVGDLEADIKQGLIAISSPVARALIGKEEGDAIVIDAPAGQREYEIVSVEYLG, encoded by the coding sequence GTGAGAGCCCCCATGACCCTGAAAGGCGCCCAGCGCCTGCGCGAGGAGCTTGACCACCTCAAGACGGTCAAGCGTCCGGAAGTGATCGCGGCCATCGCCGAGGCGCGTGGCCACGGCGACCTCAAGGAGAACGCCGAGTACCACGCCGCGCGCGAGCAGCAGGGCTTCATCGAAGGCCGGATCAAGCAGCTGGAGAGCGAGCTGTCGCACGCCGACCTGATCGACGTGACCAAGCTCAATGCCGGCAGCAAGGTGGTGTTCGGCGCCACCGTGACCTTGGCCGACGTCGAGACCGACGAGGAAGTGCGCTACCAGATCGTTGGCGACCTGGAGGCCGACATCAAGCAGGGCCTGATCGCGATCTCCTCGCCGGTGGCGCGTGCGCTGATCGGCAAGGAGGAGGGCGATGCGATCGTGATCGACGCTCCCGCCGGCCAGCGCGAGTACGAGATCGTCAGCGTCGAGTACCTGGGCTGA
- the carB gene encoding carbamoyl-phosphate synthase large subunit: MPKRSDIKTILIIGAGPIVIGQACEFDYSGAQACKALREEGYRVVLVNSNPATIMTDPDTADAVYIEPINWQTVEKIIAKEKPDALLPTMGGQTALNCALDLADNGVLEKYNVELIGAKREAIRMAEDRELFRVAMQEIGLECPKAEVARSFEQAVEIQAKVGYPTIIRPSFTLGGSGGGIAYNREEFEEIVKRGLELSPVHEVLVEESVLGWKEFEMEVVRDTADNCIIVCSIENLDPMGVHTGDSITVAPAQTLTDKEYQRLRDASIAVLRKIGVDTGGSNVQFGINAQTGRVVVIEMNPRVSRSSALASKATGFPIAKVAAKLAVGYTLDELKNEITGGKTPASFEPAIDYVVTKIPRFAFEKFPQADSRLTTQMKSVGEVMAMGRTFRESVQKALRGLETGKVGFDPTGLDLADEEDLATLRRELKAPGPERLFYVADAFRAGMGVEEIHALSFIDPWFLDQIEEIIQEEKRVAAEGLASLDAARLRKLKRDGFSDARMAQLAGTNEAAIRALRRAHKVRPVYKRVDSCAAEFATSTAYLYSTYEDECEANPSDREKIMILGGGPNRIGQGIEFDYCCVHAALALREDGYETIMVNCNPETVSTDYDTSDRLYFEPLTLEDVLEIVELEQPKGVIVQYGGQTPLKLARALEANGVPVIGTSPDSIDLAEDRERFQQLVEKLGLKQPPNRTARTADEALALAREIGYPLVVRPSYVLGGRAMEIVYGESDLARYVRDAVKVSNDSPVLLDRFLDNAVEVDVDLIADAEGNTLIGGVMEHIEEAGVHSGDSSCSLPPYSLSQATQAELRRQVVELAKGLNVVGLMNTQFAIQTNEEGEDTVYLLEVNPRASRTVPFVSKATGVQLAKIAARCMAGRSLAEQGATREVVPAYYSVKEAIFPFAKFQGVDPILGPEMRSTGEVMGVGRSFGAAMARAQEAGGIRAPQPGKAFVSVRDPDKKRVLPVAKALVERGFSIVATRGTAQWLEENGVACTVINKVAEGRPHIVDSIKNGEIAYIVNTTEGRAAISDSFSIRREALQQRVTYSTTVAGAKALVHSLEFRGTGPVWSLQELHKELQS; the protein is encoded by the coding sequence ATGCCCAAGCGCAGCGACATAAAGACCATCCTCATCATCGGCGCCGGCCCGATCGTCATCGGCCAGGCCTGCGAGTTCGACTATTCGGGCGCGCAGGCGTGCAAGGCGCTGCGCGAGGAGGGCTACCGGGTGGTGCTGGTCAACAGCAACCCGGCCACGATCATGACCGACCCGGACACCGCCGACGCGGTGTACATCGAGCCGATCAACTGGCAGACGGTCGAGAAGATCATCGCCAAGGAGAAGCCCGACGCGCTGCTGCCCACCATGGGCGGCCAGACCGCGCTCAACTGCGCCCTGGACCTGGCCGACAACGGCGTGCTCGAGAAGTACAACGTCGAGCTGATCGGCGCCAAGCGCGAAGCCATCCGCATGGCCGAGGACCGCGAGCTGTTCCGCGTGGCCATGCAGGAGATCGGCCTGGAGTGCCCGAAGGCCGAGGTGGCCAGGAGCTTCGAGCAGGCGGTGGAGATCCAGGCCAAGGTCGGCTACCCGACCATCATCCGTCCGTCCTTCACCCTGGGTGGCAGCGGCGGCGGCATCGCCTACAACCGCGAGGAGTTCGAGGAGATCGTCAAGCGCGGCCTCGAGCTGTCGCCGGTGCACGAGGTGCTGGTCGAGGAATCGGTGCTGGGCTGGAAGGAGTTCGAGATGGAGGTGGTCCGCGACACCGCGGACAACTGCATCATCGTCTGCTCGATCGAGAACCTGGACCCGATGGGCGTGCACACCGGTGACTCGATCACCGTGGCCCCGGCGCAGACCCTGACCGACAAGGAATACCAGCGCCTGCGCGACGCCTCGATCGCGGTGCTGCGCAAGATCGGCGTGGATACCGGCGGCTCGAACGTGCAGTTCGGCATCAACGCCCAGACCGGCCGCGTGGTCGTGATCGAGATGAATCCGCGCGTGTCGCGTTCCTCGGCACTGGCCTCCAAGGCCACCGGCTTCCCGATCGCCAAGGTCGCGGCCAAGCTGGCGGTGGGCTACACCCTGGACGAGCTGAAGAACGAGATCACCGGCGGCAAGACCCCGGCCTCGTTCGAGCCGGCGATCGACTACGTGGTCACCAAGATCCCGCGCTTCGCCTTCGAGAAGTTCCCGCAGGCCGATTCGCGCCTGACCACCCAGATGAAGTCGGTGGGCGAGGTGATGGCCATGGGCCGCACCTTCCGCGAGTCGGTGCAGAAGGCCCTGCGCGGCCTGGAGACCGGCAAGGTCGGTTTCGACCCGACCGGCCTGGACCTGGCGGACGAGGAAGACCTGGCCACCCTGCGCCGCGAGCTCAAGGCTCCCGGCCCGGAGCGCCTGTTCTACGTGGCCGACGCCTTCCGCGCCGGCATGGGCGTGGAGGAGATCCACGCGCTGTCCTTCATCGACCCGTGGTTCCTGGACCAGATCGAGGAGATCATCCAGGAGGAGAAGCGCGTGGCCGCCGAAGGCCTGGCTTCGCTGGACGCCGCGCGCCTGCGCAAGCTCAAGCGCGACGGCTTCTCCGACGCCCGCATGGCCCAGCTGGCCGGCACCAACGAGGCCGCGATCCGCGCCCTGCGCCGCGCGCACAAGGTGCGTCCGGTGTACAAGCGCGTGGACTCCTGCGCCGCCGAGTTCGCCACCAGCACCGCCTACCTGTACTCGACCTACGAGGACGAGTGCGAGGCCAACCCGAGCGACCGCGAGAAGATCATGATCCTGGGCGGCGGTCCGAACCGCATCGGCCAGGGCATCGAGTTCGACTACTGCTGCGTCCACGCCGCACTCGCCCTGCGCGAGGACGGCTACGAGACCATCATGGTCAACTGCAACCCGGAGACGGTCTCCACCGACTACGACACTTCCGACCGCCTGTACTTCGAGCCGCTGACCCTCGAGGACGTGCTGGAGATCGTCGAGCTGGAGCAGCCGAAGGGCGTGATCGTGCAGTACGGCGGCCAGACCCCGCTCAAGCTCGCCCGCGCGCTGGAAGCCAACGGCGTGCCGGTGATCGGCACCAGCCCGGACTCGATCGACCTGGCCGAGGACCGCGAGCGCTTCCAGCAGCTGGTCGAGAAGCTGGGCCTGAAGCAGCCGCCGAACCGCACCGCGCGCACCGCCGACGAGGCGCTGGCCCTGGCCCGCGAGATCGGCTACCCGCTGGTCGTGCGCCCGAGCTACGTGCTTGGCGGTCGCGCCATGGAGATCGTGTACGGCGAGTCCGACCTGGCCCGCTACGTGCGCGACGCGGTGAAGGTCTCCAACGACTCGCCGGTGCTGCTGGACCGCTTCCTGGACAACGCGGTCGAGGTCGACGTCGACCTGATCGCCGACGCCGAGGGCAACACCCTGATCGGCGGCGTGATGGAGCACATCGAGGAAGCCGGCGTGCACTCGGGCGACTCGTCCTGCTCGCTGCCGCCGTACTCGCTGTCGCAGGCGACCCAGGCCGAGCTGCGTCGCCAGGTGGTCGAGCTGGCCAAGGGCCTCAATGTCGTCGGCCTGATGAACACCCAGTTCGCGATCCAGACCAACGAGGAAGGCGAAGACACCGTCTACCTGCTGGAAGTGAACCCGCGCGCCTCGCGCACCGTGCCGTTCGTGTCCAAGGCCACCGGCGTGCAGCTGGCCAAGATCGCCGCGCGCTGCATGGCCGGCCGCAGCCTGGCCGAGCAGGGCGCCACCAGGGAAGTGGTCCCGGCCTACTACTCGGTGAAGGAAGCGATCTTCCCGTTCGCCAAGTTCCAGGGTGTGGACCCGATCCTGGGCCCGGAGATGCGTTCCACCGGCGAGGTGATGGGCGTGGGCCGCAGCTTCGGCGCGGCCATGGCGCGCGCGCAGGAGGCCGGCGGCATCAGGGCCCCGCAGCCGGGCAAGGCGTTCGTCTCGGTCCGCGATCCGGACAAGAAGCGCGTGCTGCCGGTGGCGAAGGCCCTGGTCGAGCGCGGCTTCAGCATCGTCGCCACCCGCGGCACCGCGCAGTGGCTGGAAGAGAACGGCGTGGCCTGCACGGTGATCAACAAGGTCGCCGAAGGCCGCCCGCACATCGTCGACTCGATCAAGAACGGCGAGATTGCCTACATCGTCAACACGACCGAAGGCCGTGCGGCGATCTCCGACTCGTTCTCGATCCGCCGCGAGGCCCTGCAGCAGCGCGTCACCTATTCGACCACCGTCGCCGGCGCCAAGGCGCTGGTGCATTCGCTTGAATTCCGCGGGACCGGCCCGGTCTGGTCGCTGCAGGAGCTGCACAAGGAGCTGCAATCGTGA
- the carA gene encoding glutamine-hydrolyzing carbamoyl-phosphate synthase small subunit, translating into MTHPAILVLEDGTVFEGESVGASGLAVGEVVFNTAMTGYQEIVTDPSYARQLVTLTYPHIGNTGCTGQDDEAAKVWSAGLIVRDVPRRPSNWRSEAPLQDWLAARGVVAIAGIDTRKLTRLLRERGAQNGALMAGEGIDVETALEAARKFPGLKGMDLAQVVSTTERYAWTEGQLDLDANAFVTAEKKFRVVAYDFGMKTNILRMLAERGCEVTVVPAKTPAAEVLALDPDGVFMSNGPGDPEPCDYAIAAIREFVARKVPLFGICLGHQLLALAAGARTMKMANGHHGANHPVQDLDTGRVLITSQNHGFAVDEASLPANVRVTHRSLFDGTNQGIELTDAPAFSFQGHPEASPGPHDVSPLFDRFVASMAA; encoded by the coding sequence GTGACCCATCCCGCAATCCTCGTCCTCGAAGACGGCACCGTGTTCGAGGGCGAATCCGTAGGCGCCAGTGGCCTGGCCGTGGGTGAAGTGGTGTTCAACACCGCCATGACCGGCTACCAGGAGATCGTGACCGATCCGTCCTATGCGCGCCAGCTGGTCACCTTGACCTATCCCCACATCGGCAACACCGGCTGCACCGGGCAGGACGACGAGGCCGCCAAGGTCTGGTCGGCCGGCCTGATCGTGCGCGACGTCCCGCGACGTCCCAGCAACTGGCGCAGCGAGGCTCCGCTGCAGGACTGGCTGGCCGCCCGCGGCGTGGTCGCCATCGCCGGCATCGACACCCGCAAGCTGACCCGCCTGCTGCGCGAGCGCGGCGCCCAGAACGGCGCGCTGATGGCAGGCGAGGGCATCGACGTCGAGACCGCGCTGGAAGCGGCGCGCAAGTTCCCAGGCCTGAAGGGCATGGACCTGGCCCAGGTGGTCAGCACCACCGAGCGCTACGCCTGGACCGAGGGCCAGCTGGACCTGGACGCCAACGCCTTCGTGACCGCGGAGAAGAAGTTCCGCGTGGTGGCCTACGACTTTGGCATGAAGACCAACATCCTGCGCATGCTCGCCGAGCGCGGCTGCGAAGTGACCGTGGTGCCGGCGAAGACCCCGGCCGCCGAGGTGCTGGCGCTCGACCCGGACGGCGTGTTCATGTCCAACGGGCCTGGCGATCCGGAGCCGTGCGACTACGCGATCGCGGCGATCCGCGAGTTCGTGGCCAGGAAGGTCCCGCTGTTCGGCATCTGCCTGGGCCACCAGCTGCTGGCCCTGGCCGCCGGCGCGCGCACCATGAAGATGGCCAACGGCCACCATGGCGCCAACCACCCGGTGCAGGACCTTGACACCGGTCGCGTGCTGATCACCTCGCAGAACCACGGTTTCGCGGTGGACGAGGCCAGCCTGCCGGCCAACGTGCGCGTCACCCACCGCTCGCTGTTCGACGGCACCAACCAGGGCATCGAGCTGACCGACGCACCGGCGTTCTCGTTCCAGGGCCACCCGGAAGCCTCGCCGGGCCCGCACGACGTATCGCCCCTGTTCGACCGCTTCGTGGCGTCGATGGCGGCCTGA
- the dapB gene encoding 4-hydroxy-tetrahydrodipicolinate reductase: MDKPLRVLIHGASGRMGRALLRLAAEAPERWQVVAAVTGRAPLQRVVEGIPQFAAAELSGVPDYDVAIDFSLPQGFDPVLVQCVKRGRALVSGTTGISDAQRQALEGAAGSIPVLWASNFSVGVAVLNALVEQAARALEGWDCDILEQHHVHKKDAPSGTALTLGESAARGGAGPRYASLRAGDIVGEHTVQFAGQGERIELVHRATNRDIFARGALQAASVLAGRPPGLYTMRGLLFGQD; encoded by the coding sequence ATGGACAAGCCTCTGCGGGTACTCATTCACGGCGCTTCCGGGCGCATGGGCCGGGCCTTGCTGCGACTGGCAGCTGAAGCGCCGGAGCGCTGGCAGGTGGTCGCCGCCGTCACCGGGCGGGCGCCGCTGCAGCGGGTTGTGGAGGGAATCCCGCAGTTCGCCGCCGCCGAGCTCTCCGGCGTGCCCGACTACGACGTGGCCATCGACTTCAGCCTGCCGCAGGGCTTCGACCCGGTGCTGGTGCAGTGCGTCAAGCGCGGGCGGGCGCTGGTGTCCGGTACCACCGGCATCTCCGATGCCCAGCGCCAGGCCCTGGAGGGTGCCGCTGGCTCGATCCCGGTGCTGTGGGCCTCGAACTTCAGCGTCGGCGTGGCCGTGCTCAATGCCCTGGTCGAGCAGGCCGCGCGCGCGCTCGAGGGCTGGGATTGCGACATCCTCGAGCAGCACCACGTCCACAAGAAGGATGCGCCGTCCGGCACCGCCCTGACCCTGGGCGAGTCCGCCGCCCGCGGCGGCGCCGGGCCGCGTTACGCGAGCCTGCGCGCCGGCGACATCGTCGGCGAGCATACGGTGCAGTTCGCCGGGCAGGGCGAGCGTATCGAGCTGGTCCACCGCGCCACCAACCGCGACATCTTCGCCCGCGGCGCGCTGCAGGCCGCGAGCGTGCTCGCGGGCCGCCCGCCGGGCCTGTACACCATGCGGGGCCTGCTTTTCGGGCAGGACTGA
- a CDS encoding DUF2058 family protein, with amino-acid sequence MTDSLRDQLLTLGFKAPEPERRPQPRRDGGGKPRPQHPSGNRKGGPQGQGGRGRDAGQKPGQRRDAAPQRKPASEMDLGKAWALRAQQEKQERLEAEQRRQEEARQRREARARLEELLKDKVLNDEAADIARHFEYGGKIKRVYVNAEQLRRLNAGELGVIQLNGRYILVEGAVLAQAEQIFPQAVALKVDPNATAEEDPYADPRYQVPDDLVW; translated from the coding sequence ATGACCGACAGCCTCCGCGACCAGCTCCTCACCCTCGGCTTCAAGGCGCCCGAGCCCGAACGCCGCCCGCAGCCGCGCAGGGATGGCGGCGGCAAGCCGCGCCCGCAGCATCCGTCCGGCAACCGCAAGGGCGGGCCGCAGGGGCAAGGTGGCCGTGGCCGCGACGCCGGCCAGAAGCCGGGCCAGCGCCGCGACGCCGCGCCCCAGCGCAAGCCGGCCAGCGAGATGGACCTGGGCAAGGCCTGGGCGCTACGCGCGCAGCAGGAGAAGCAGGAGCGGCTCGAGGCCGAGCAGCGCCGCCAGGAAGAGGCGCGCCAGCGGCGCGAGGCGCGGGCCAGGCTGGAGGAGCTGCTGAAGGACAAGGTGCTCAACGACGAGGCGGCCGACATCGCCCGCCACTTCGAGTACGGCGGCAAGATCAAGCGTGTCTACGTCAACGCCGAACAGCTGCGCAGGCTCAACGCCGGCGAGCTGGGCGTGATCCAGCTCAACGGCCGCTACATCCTGGTTGAAGGGGCGGTGCTGGCCCAGGCCGAGCAGATCTTCCCGCAGGCCGTGGCGCTGAAGGTCGATCCCAACGCCACCGCGGAAGAGGATCCCTACGCCGATCCGCGCTACCAGGTCCCCGACGACCTGGTCTGGTGA
- a CDS encoding SlyX family protein, with protein MQYGQDELEQRLVELETRLAFQEQALSDMSEALAEARLERTRTDALLQAVLADLRGLRGALYSDPGSEPPPPHY; from the coding sequence ATGCAGTACGGGCAGGACGAACTCGAGCAACGCCTGGTTGAACTGGAAACGCGGCTGGCGTTCCAGGAGCAGGCGCTGTCGGACATGAGCGAGGCGCTGGCCGAGGCGCGCCTGGAGCGCACCCGCACCGACGCGCTGCTGCAGGCGGTGCTGGCCGACCTGCGCGGCCTGCGCGGCGCGCTGTACTCCGATCCCGGCAGCGAACCGCCGCCGCCTCACTACTGA
- a CDS encoding FKBP-type peptidyl-prolyl cis-trans isomerase N-terminal domain-containing protein produces the protein MNNRMRGALASLVMGASVMTGAAMAQDKATLATEKDKVSYAVGLDVASSFEPLAPHVDLDAMQRAVANAFAGKEPLQSEEQARATDAALRTALAARAGQRVPGMAPGAEPPVPPAEQVGLLVGDRMVGPSLAPLKDDIDLAVLMQAVRTAFAKGTPLMTQDEAAAAVQGYLVRKQQAQAENNRSQGAAFLAENRKQKGVITTPSGLQYMVLRQGNGPRPMPSDTVRVNYEGKLLDGTVFDSSYTRGEPAVFPLGNVIAGWTEGVALMPVGAKYRFWIPSDLAYGANGAPGGVIGPDATLTFDVELLDIAR, from the coding sequence ATGAACAACCGCATGCGCGGCGCGCTGGCGTCGCTGGTGATGGGAGCGAGCGTCATGACTGGCGCGGCGATGGCCCAGGACAAGGCCACGCTGGCGACCGAGAAGGACAAGGTCAGCTATGCCGTGGGCCTGGACGTGGCCAGCTCGTTCGAGCCGCTGGCCCCGCATGTCGACCTGGATGCCATGCAGCGCGCCGTCGCCAATGCCTTCGCCGGCAAAGAGCCGCTGCAGTCCGAGGAGCAGGCCCGCGCCACCGACGCCGCCCTGCGCACCGCCCTGGCGGCGCGTGCCGGCCAGCGCGTCCCGGGCATGGCCCCGGGCGCCGAGCCGCCGGTTCCGCCGGCCGAGCAGGTCGGCCTGCTGGTCGGCGACCGCATGGTCGGCCCCTCGCTGGCCCCGCTCAAGGACGACATCGACCTGGCCGTGCTGATGCAGGCCGTGCGTACCGCCTTCGCCAAGGGCACCCCGCTGATGACCCAGGACGAGGCCGCTGCCGCCGTGCAGGGCTACCTGGTGCGCAAGCAGCAGGCCCAGGCCGAGAACAACCGCAGCCAGGGTGCCGCGTTCCTGGCCGAGAACCGCAAGCAGAAGGGCGTGATCACCACCCCGTCTGGCCTGCAGTACATGGTCCTGCGCCAGGGCAACGGCCCGCGCCCGATGCCCAGCGACACCGTCCGCGTGAACTACGAGGGCAAGCTGCTGGACGGCACCGTGTTCGACAGCTCCTACACCCGGGGCGAGCCCGCCGTGTTCCCGCTGGGCAACGTGATCGCCGGCTGGACCGAGGGCGTGGCGTTGATGCCGGTCGGTGCCAAGTACCGCTTTTGGATCCCGTCCGACCTGGCCTACGGCGCCAACGGCGCTCCGGGCGGCGTGATCGGTCCGGACGCGACCCTGACCTTCGACGTCGAGCTGCTCGACATCGCCCGCTGA
- a CDS encoding glutathione peroxidase, whose translation MSRWLIALGLMMTGPGAALAAGADLLDLEYRPLASRSPVNLAERHAGQVLLVVNTASKCGFTPQYEGLEALQKRYAARGFSVVGFPSNDFRGQEPGDEAQIQEFCTLTYGVEFPMYEKVHVIGEEATPLYRRLAAATGVQPGWNFHKYLVSRGGRVVGNWPSKVEPGDPALVAAIERELARPAPRGAAAGTR comes from the coding sequence ATGTCCAGGTGGCTGATTGCATTGGGTTTGATGATGACGGGGCCGGGCGCGGCCCTGGCCGCGGGCGCCGACCTGCTGGACCTTGAGTACCGGCCGCTGGCCTCGCGCAGCCCGGTGAACCTGGCCGAGCGCCACGCCGGGCAGGTGCTGCTGGTGGTCAATACCGCCAGCAAGTGCGGCTTCACCCCCCAGTACGAGGGCCTGGAGGCGCTGCAGAAGCGCTATGCCGCCCGCGGTTTCTCGGTGGTCGGCTTCCCGTCCAACGATTTCCGCGGCCAGGAGCCGGGCGACGAGGCCCAGATCCAGGAGTTCTGCACCCTGACCTACGGGGTGGAGTTCCCCATGTACGAGAAGGTGCACGTGATCGGCGAGGAGGCCACGCCGCTTTACCGCCGCCTGGCCGCCGCCACCGGCGTGCAGCCGGGCTGGAACTTCCACAAGTACCTGGTGTCGCGGGGCGGGCGGGTGGTCGGCAACTGGCCGAGCAAGGTCGAGCCGGGCGACCCGGCGCTGGTGGCCGCGATCGAGCGCGAACTGGCCCGCCCGGCACCGCGCGGGGCCGCCGCCGGCACGCGCTGA
- a CDS encoding GntR family transcriptional regulator has product MSDIQWSDGAPIYRQLKERVIAMMLDGILKPGDALPSVRQVAAEYQLNPITVSRAYQELADEGLVEKRRGLGMFVTEEASRKLRSSERERFLTEEWPAVVERIQRLGLSAQELLESVGKN; this is encoded by the coding sequence ATGAGCGACATCCAGTGGAGCGACGGAGCTCCGATCTACCGTCAATTGAAGGAGCGCGTGATCGCCATGATGCTCGACGGAATCCTCAAACCGGGCGATGCCCTGCCCTCGGTCCGCCAGGTGGCGGCCGAATACCAGCTCAACCCGATCACCGTCTCCCGCGCCTACCAGGAACTGGCCGACGAGGGACTGGTCGAGAAACGCCGTGGCCTGGGCATGTTCGTCACCGAGGAGGCCTCGCGGAAGCTGCGCAGCAGCGAACGCGAACGCTTCCTCACCGAGGAATGGCCCGCGGTCGTCGAGCGCATCCAGCGCCTCGGCCTGTCGGCACAGGAACTGCTCGAGTCCGTGGGGAAGAACTGA
- a CDS encoding ABC transporter ATP-binding protein has protein sequence MNATSATAAAPVVSARGLRKAYKHKLAVAGADFDIGAGRIVGLIGPNGAGKTTALKAILGLTRFEGELSVLGLDPRTQRDELMNQVCFIADVAVLPRWMRVREAIDFVAGVHPRFDRAKCERFLANTKLDPKLRVREMSKGMIVQLHLALVMAIDARLLVLDEPTLGLDILYRKQFYQRLLEDYFDEQKTILVTTHQVEEIENILTDVLFIRDGRIVLSAEMEHLAERYSEVLVGADRAAEARALGPVDERALPFGKSVFLFDGLAPERAAALGEVRNPGLADLFVALMKGTYA, from the coding sequence ATGAATGCAACGTCTGCAACCGCTGCCGCGCCGGTCGTGTCCGCGCGCGGCCTGCGCAAGGCCTACAAGCACAAGCTCGCGGTCGCCGGCGCCGATTTCGACATCGGCGCGGGCCGCATCGTCGGCCTGATCGGCCCCAACGGAGCGGGCAAGACCACCGCGCTCAAGGCGATCCTCGGCCTGACCCGCTTCGAGGGCGAGCTGAGCGTGCTGGGGCTGGACCCGCGCACCCAGCGCGACGAACTGATGAACCAGGTCTGCTTCATCGCCGACGTGGCGGTGCTGCCGCGCTGGATGCGGGTGCGCGAGGCGATCGACTTCGTCGCCGGCGTGCATCCGCGCTTCGACCGCGCCAAGTGCGAGCGCTTCCTGGCCAACACCAAACTGGACCCGAAGCTGCGGGTGCGCGAGATGTCCAAGGGCATGATCGTGCAGCTGCACCTGGCCCTGGTGATGGCCATCGACGCGCGCCTGCTGGTGCTGGACGAGCCCACCCTGGGCCTGGACATCCTCTACCGCAAGCAGTTCTACCAGCGCCTGCTGGAGGACTACTTCGACGAACAGAAGACCATCCTGGTCACGACCCACCAGGTCGAGGAGATCGAGAACATCCTCACCGACGTGCTGTTCATCCGCGATGGCCGGATCGTGCTGTCGGCCGAGATGGAACACCTGGCCGAGCGCTACAGCGAGGTCCTGGTCGGCGCCGACCGCGCCGCCGAGGCGCGTGCCCTCGGCCCGGTCGACGAGCGCGCCCTGCCCTTCGGCAAGTCCGTTTTCCTGTTCGACGGCCTGGCGCCGGAACGCGCCGCCGCCCTCGGCGAGGTCCGCAATCCCGGACTTGCCGACCTGTTCGTGGCCCTGATGAAAGGAACCTACGCATGA
- a CDS encoding ABC transporter permease, whose translation MNAIAANFAGNRWNRTFGWLLRREFWENRGGFLWAPVITGGIAVVMASLLAIATAIQSRSEANEAVTNMAAYLGAVGATADGLLMTGCSMTGTVLGFVVFFYALGSLYDDRRDRSALFWKSLPVSDTQTVLSKAAWALLLAPLMSLAIGLVVGVILWLVAAVTMLAGNLPGTSALFTHSHPFTVAGHMLATVPLDMLWMLPAVGWLMFCSALVRSKPFLWAVVVPVLGCVMISILGFTAGRVVPSLELPLGAIWYAAVYRGLMSVMPGTRALRDIENLQNINVDDPSQVIVRLLNEASNWHVLGTWDLWIGVAVGVGLIAAAIPLRRWRDEA comes from the coding sequence ATGAATGCCATTGCCGCAAACTTCGCCGGCAACCGCTGGAACCGGACCTTCGGCTGGCTGCTGCGCCGCGAGTTCTGGGAGAACCGTGGCGGCTTCCTGTGGGCCCCGGTGATCACCGGCGGCATCGCCGTCGTCATGGCCTCGCTGCTGGCCATCGCCACCGCGATCCAGTCACGCTCGGAGGCCAATGAGGCGGTCACCAACATGGCCGCCTACCTCGGCGCCGTGGGCGCTACCGCCGACGGCCTGCTGATGACCGGCTGCAGCATGACCGGCACGGTGCTGGGCTTCGTGGTGTTCTTCTATGCCCTCGGCAGCCTGTACGACGACCGCCGCGACCGCAGCGCCCTGTTCTGGAAGTCGCTGCCGGTCTCCGATACCCAGACCGTACTGTCCAAGGCCGCCTGGGCCCTGCTGCTGGCGCCGCTGATGTCGCTGGCCATCGGCCTGGTCGTGGGCGTGATCCTGTGGCTGGTCGCCGCTGTGACCATGCTGGCCGGCAACCTGCCCGGCACCAGCGCCCTGTTCACCCACTCGCACCCGTTCACCGTCGCCGGGCACATGCTGGCGACCGTGCCGCTGGACATGCTGTGGATGCTGCCGGCGGTCGGCTGGCTGATGTTCTGCTCGGCCCTGGTGCGAAGCAAGCCGTTCCTGTGGGCGGTGGTGGTCCCGGTGCTGGGCTGCGTGATGATCAGCATCCTCGGCTTCACCGCCGGCCGCGTGGTGCCGTCGCTGGAACTGCCGCTGGGCGCGATCTGGTACGCGGCGGTGTACCGCGGACTGATGAGCGTGATGCCGGGCACCCGTGCCCTGCGCGACATCGAGAACCTGCAGAACATCAACGTCGATGACCCGAGCCAGGTGATCGTCAGGCTGTTGAACGAGGCCAGCAACTGGCACGTGCTGGGCACCTGGGACCTGTGGATCGGCGTGGCCGTCGGCGTGGGCCTGATCGCCGCCGCCATCCCGCTGCGCCGCTGGCGCGACGAAGCCTGA